Proteins from a genomic interval of Stenotrophomonas sp. 24(2023):
- the gspD gene encoding type II secretion system secretin GspD, whose protein sequence is MSLRFLPWSLLLALLVGCSTVSTPQVRRDANLQAPSLAGPAPADAAAGGNQGSPQAVIRRGSGTMINRQAASAPAPALHAASTGEATFNFEGESVHAVVKAILGDMLGQNYVIAPGVQGTVTLATPKPVSPAQALNLLEMVLGWNNARMVYSGGRYNIVAADQALAGTVAPSTAPASSARGFEVRVVPLQYISAAEMKKVLEPYARPNAIVNVDSGRNVITLGGTRAELENYLRTVEIFDVDWLSGMSVGVFPIASGKAEQVAKDLEKVFGEESKTPSAGMFRFLPLENANAVLVITPQARYLDQIQQWLDRIDTAGGAPRLFSHELRYIKARDLAERLSEAFAGSNSRGGASPVALAPGAMPAQMDAGNRNNDSSNALGSSSSSGNNANGSFNLPQRQSGNYAVNLEVEGDQVGVSAVEETNTLLVRATPQAWRSIREVIEKLDVMPMQVHIEAQVAEVALTGDLKYGVNWYFDNAVAGKTLGGALGATTLPAASGGSWSSFAGAVTGADGLGWAFTGHNGAAVISALDKVSDLRLLQTPSVFVRNNAEATLNVGDKVPISTTTVNTGVGTSTYSQVQYIDTGVILKVRPRVTRDGTVFMDIVQEVSSASDVPATCNPQEQNCNPRISTKKLATEAAVQSGDTIMLAGLITDSATDGSSGIPGLSRIPVIGALFGQKTRTSRRSEVIVLLTPTIVRNGAESRQLTDEYSQRFRAMEPLSQPGKR, encoded by the coding sequence ATGAGCCTGCGTTTCCTACCGTGGTCCCTTCTCCTCGCGCTGTTGGTCGGCTGCAGCACCGTGTCCACGCCGCAGGTACGGCGTGATGCCAACCTGCAGGCACCGTCGCTGGCCGGGCCGGCACCGGCCGATGCCGCTGCCGGTGGCAACCAGGGCTCGCCACAGGCGGTGATCCGCCGCGGCAGCGGCACCATGATCAACCGCCAGGCGGCCAGTGCGCCGGCCCCGGCCCTGCATGCGGCCAGCACCGGCGAAGCCACCTTCAATTTCGAAGGGGAATCGGTGCATGCCGTGGTGAAGGCGATCCTGGGCGACATGCTTGGGCAGAACTACGTGATCGCCCCGGGCGTGCAGGGCACCGTCACCCTGGCCACGCCCAAGCCTGTATCACCGGCACAGGCGCTGAACCTGCTGGAAATGGTCCTGGGCTGGAACAACGCCCGCATGGTCTACAGCGGTGGCCGCTACAACATCGTCGCCGCCGACCAGGCGCTGGCCGGCACCGTCGCCCCCAGCACCGCGCCGGCATCGAGCGCGCGGGGCTTCGAGGTGCGCGTGGTGCCGCTGCAGTACATTTCCGCGGCTGAAATGAAGAAGGTGCTCGAGCCGTACGCGCGGCCCAACGCGATCGTCAACGTGGACAGCGGGCGCAATGTGATCACCCTCGGCGGTACCCGCGCGGAACTGGAAAACTACCTGCGCACGGTGGAAATCTTCGATGTCGACTGGCTGTCGGGCATGTCCGTGGGCGTGTTCCCGATTGCCTCGGGCAAGGCCGAGCAGGTAGCCAAGGATCTGGAAAAGGTATTCGGCGAAGAGAGCAAGACGCCCAGCGCCGGCATGTTCCGTTTCCTGCCGCTGGAAAACGCCAACGCGGTGCTGGTGATCACCCCGCAGGCGCGCTACCTGGACCAGATCCAGCAGTGGCTTGACCGCATCGACACCGCCGGTGGCGCCCCGCGCCTGTTCTCCCATGAACTGCGCTACATCAAGGCCCGCGACCTGGCCGAGCGGCTCAGCGAAGCGTTCGCCGGCAGCAACAGCCGCGGCGGCGCTTCACCGGTCGCACTGGCGCCGGGGGCGATGCCGGCGCAGATGGATGCGGGCAACCGCAACAACGACAGCAGCAACGCCCTCGGCTCGTCCAGCAGCAGTGGCAACAACGCCAACGGCAGCTTCAACCTGCCGCAGCGCCAGTCGGGCAACTACGCCGTCAACCTGGAAGTGGAAGGTGACCAGGTCGGCGTGTCGGCGGTGGAGGAAACCAATACGCTGCTGGTCCGCGCGACCCCGCAGGCCTGGCGTTCGATCCGTGAAGTGATCGAGAAGCTGGACGTGATGCCGATGCAGGTGCACATCGAGGCGCAGGTGGCCGAGGTGGCACTGACCGGCGACCTCAAGTACGGCGTGAACTGGTACTTCGACAATGCGGTGGCGGGCAAGACACTGGGCGGAGCCCTGGGCGCCACGACCCTGCCGGCGGCGTCGGGCGGTTCCTGGAGCAGCTTTGCCGGCGCGGTGACCGGCGCCGACGGCCTGGGCTGGGCCTTCACCGGCCACAACGGTGCGGCGGTGATCAGCGCGCTGGACAAGGTCAGCGACCTGCGCCTGCTGCAGACGCCCTCGGTGTTCGTGCGCAACAACGCCGAGGCCACGCTCAACGTGGGCGACAAGGTGCCGATCAGCACCACCACCGTGAACACCGGCGTGGGCACCAGCACCTACAGCCAGGTGCAGTACATCGATACCGGCGTGATCCTCAAGGTGCGCCCGCGGGTGACGCGCGATGGCACGGTGTTCATGGACATCGTGCAGGAAGTCAGCAGTGCCTCGGATGTGCCGGCCACCTGCAACCCGCAGGAACAGAACTGCAACCCGCGCATTTCCACCAAGAAGCTGGCCACCGAGGCAGCCGTGCAGAGCGGGGATACCATCATGCTGGCCGGCCTGATCACCGATTCGGCCACCGATGGCAGCAGCGGTATTCCCGGCCTGAGCCGCATCCCGGTGATCGGCGCGCTGTTCGGGCAGAAGACCCGCACCAGCCGTCGTTCGGAAGTGATCGTGCTGCTGACCCCGACCATCGTGCGCAATGGTGCCGAGTCGCGGCAGCTGACCGATGAGTACAGCCAGCGCTTCCGCGCGATGGAGCCGCTGAGCCAGCCGGGCAAGCGCTAA
- a CDS encoding glycosyltransferase has product MGAIVLLPLGVDDAALDRCLAALDAGTAAGTAIWLADDAQAGPRAQAVIEHWLAHTPLQAEYTRRARPLGEVAHLDEMLRACEGLDVAVLAPDSVPAPGWLQQLEACFARDAAIATATPWCNAGETTAWPRLGEINPVPPDTTALAQACAALPALHPELPSAVTHAVLVRANARRRAGGLDADSYGGWNTALIDLSLRMAGLGWRNVLCENAFVCRDGEAAVHEGDLDVLGTRWPGWAPRLADFLMRDPLHDLRADLQRGVQQAIMPRAQGDLFPAPPAPPPEPAA; this is encoded by the coding sequence ATGGGGGCGATCGTGCTGTTGCCGCTGGGCGTGGACGATGCGGCGCTGGACCGCTGCCTGGCCGCGCTGGATGCCGGAACCGCCGCCGGCACGGCGATCTGGCTGGCCGATGATGCGCAGGCCGGCCCGCGCGCGCAGGCGGTGATCGAGCACTGGCTGGCGCACACCCCGCTGCAGGCCGAGTACACCCGCCGCGCACGGCCGCTGGGCGAGGTGGCGCATCTGGATGAAATGCTGCGGGCCTGCGAGGGCCTGGACGTGGCGGTGCTGGCACCGGACAGCGTGCCGGCGCCAGGCTGGCTGCAGCAGCTGGAAGCCTGTTTCGCCCGCGATGCGGCCATCGCCACTGCGACCCCTTGGTGCAACGCCGGTGAAACCACCGCATGGCCACGGTTGGGCGAGATCAACCCGGTGCCGCCGGACACCACCGCGTTGGCACAGGCCTGTGCCGCGCTGCCGGCGCTGCACCCCGAACTGCCCTCGGCCGTGACCCACGCGGTGCTGGTGCGGGCCAATGCCCGCCGCCGGGCCGGCGGGCTGGATGCCGACAGCTACGGGGGGTGGAACACGGCGCTGATCGACCTGAGCCTGCGCATGGCCGGGCTGGGCTGGCGCAACGTACTCTGCGAAAACGCGTTCGTCTGCCGCGATGGCGAAGCCGCCGTGCATGAGGGGGACCTGGATGTGCTCGGCACCCGCTGGCCGGGCTGGGCGCCACGGCTGGCGGATTTCCTCATGCGCGACCCGCTGCACGACCTGCGTGCCGACCTGCAGCGCGGCGTGCAGCAGGCGATAATGCCGCGTGCGCAGGGCGACCTGTTTCCTGCGCCCCCTGCACCCCCGCCGGAGCCTGCTGCGTGA
- a CDS encoding glycosyltransferase family 2 protein produces MNPAIAAIVVTYQSGSTIDECLARLRQAQDVAEIRVVDNGSIDQTLDIVQRHASHDPRVRFIGNPDNPGFAAANNQGVADSHSPWLAFINPDLLVEPGTLAALRDRAQALGDGLLGAEQVDEQGVADSAVRRRDPDFGAMLRSPGKGARLAIAADPAQALQTVPALSGALLLMPRALFDRIGGWDAGYRLHAEDLDLCRRVREAGGTVAIANDLKVVHVRGVSSRSRPFFVEWHKHRGLWRYFRKFEAQQRPLPVRVAVWGAIWAHALVQVPRLLRKSL; encoded by the coding sequence GTGAACCCCGCCATTGCCGCCATCGTCGTCACTTACCAGAGCGGCAGCACCATCGATGAATGCCTGGCGCGGCTGCGGCAGGCGCAGGACGTGGCGGAGATCCGCGTGGTCGACAACGGCTCGATCGACCAGACGCTGGATATCGTCCAGCGCCATGCCAGCCACGACCCGCGCGTGCGCTTCATCGGCAACCCCGACAACCCCGGCTTCGCCGCCGCCAACAACCAGGGCGTGGCCGACTCCCACAGCCCGTGGCTGGCCTTCATCAATCCCGACCTGCTGGTGGAACCGGGCACGCTGGCCGCGCTGCGCGACCGGGCCCAGGCCCTGGGCGATGGCCTGCTGGGCGCGGAGCAGGTGGACGAGCAGGGCGTGGCCGACAGCGCGGTACGCCGCCGTGATCCGGATTTCGGCGCGATGCTGCGCTCGCCCGGCAAGGGCGCACGGCTGGCGATCGCGGCCGATCCCGCGCAGGCGCTGCAGACCGTGCCGGCCCTGTCCGGCGCGCTGCTGCTGATGCCACGCGCACTGTTCGACCGCATCGGTGGCTGGGATGCCGGCTACCGCCTGCATGCCGAAGACCTGGACCTGTGCCGGCGCGTGCGCGAGGCCGGCGGCACGGTGGCCATCGCCAACGACCTGAAGGTGGTGCACGTGCGCGGCGTGTCCAGCCGCTCGCGGCCGTTCTTCGTGGAATGGCACAAGCATCGCGGGTTGTGGCGCTATTTCCGCAAGTTCGAAGCGCAGCAGCGCCCGCTGCCGGTGCGGGTGGCGGTGTGGGGTGCGATCTGGGCGCACGCTCTGGTGCAGGTGCCACGTCTGCTGCGCAAGTCGCTGTAA
- the pncB gene encoding nicotinate phosphoribosyltransferase, which produces MAIIQSLLDTDLYKFTMMQAVLHQHPGAQVQYRFKCRTPGIALADHLDEISAEIDHLCSLRFTDAELDYMRGLRFVKPDFADFLGLFHLDRKYIHLRASATVPGEIELDITGPWLHTILFEVPLLAIINEVWFRNTSTADIAEGERRLQAKAALLRDTPGFEQCRIADYGTRRRYSRDWHARLLPLLRDALGPQLVGTSNVHFARLYGMTPHGTMAHEYLQAFQALGPRLRDSQVAALDSWAREYRGDLGIALSDVVGLDAFLRDFDMYFCKLFDGVRHDSGDPFDWGDRMLAHFQHRRVDARSKVLVFSDGLNIEKVMRLFDYFRGRCQVAFGVGTHLTNDLGPTPLNIVIKMVRCNGQPVAKLSDSPGKSMCDDPGYLAYLRQVFELPPSP; this is translated from the coding sequence ATGGCCATCATCCAGTCCCTGCTCGACACCGACCTGTACAAATTCACCATGATGCAGGCGGTGCTGCACCAGCATCCCGGCGCGCAGGTGCAGTACCGGTTCAAGTGCCGCACACCCGGCATCGCCCTGGCCGACCACCTGGACGAGATCAGCGCGGAAATCGACCACCTGTGCAGCCTGCGCTTCACCGATGCCGAGCTGGACTACATGCGCGGCCTGCGCTTCGTGAAGCCGGACTTCGCCGATTTCCTCGGCCTGTTCCACCTGGACCGCAAGTACATCCACCTGCGTGCCTCGGCCACCGTGCCCGGCGAGATCGAACTGGACATCACCGGCCCCTGGCTGCATACCATCCTGTTCGAAGTGCCGCTGCTGGCGATCATCAACGAGGTCTGGTTCCGCAACACCAGCACCGCCGACATCGCCGAAGGCGAGCGCCGCCTGCAGGCCAAGGCCGCGCTGCTGCGCGATACGCCCGGCTTCGAGCAGTGCCGCATCGCCGATTACGGCACCCGCCGCCGCTACTCGCGCGACTGGCACGCGCGCCTGCTGCCGCTGCTGCGCGATGCACTCGGTCCGCAGCTGGTGGGCACCAGCAACGTGCACTTCGCCCGCCTGTACGGCATGACCCCGCACGGCACGATGGCCCACGAATACCTGCAGGCCTTCCAGGCACTGGGCCCGCGCCTGCGCGATTCGCAGGTGGCGGCGCTGGATTCGTGGGCGCGCGAGTACCGTGGCGACCTGGGCATCGCCCTGTCCGACGTGGTCGGGCTGGATGCGTTCCTGCGCGATTTCGACATGTACTTCTGCAAGCTGTTCGACGGCGTGCGCCACGATTCGGGCGACCCGTTCGACTGGGGCGACCGCATGCTGGCCCATTTCCAGCACCGCCGCGTGGATGCACGCAGCAAGGTACTGGTGTTCAGCGATGGCCTGAACATCGAAAAGGTGATGCGCCTGTTCGACTACTTCCGTGGCCGCTGCCAGGTGGCCTTTGGCGTGGGCACGCACCTGACCAACGACCTGGGCCCGACCCCGCTGAACATCGTCATCAAGATGGTCCGCTGCAACGGCCAGCCGGTGGCCAAGCTCAGCGACTCCCCCGGCAAGAGCATGTGCGACGACCCGGGCTACCTGGCCTACCTGCGCCAGGTGTTCGAGTTGCCCCCCTCGCCTTGA
- a CDS encoding cellulose synthase, translated as MSASETLDLYRLQGCSLQWRGFVLAMAEEFKDALPEADVARLMARIGERFARAHPLPAVESLEALALAANAVWAGVSWGAVRMQDGGSEVVIEHLAAPLTALLVHHGNWNMSFLEGVYRAWFREAGMLPSLDLEPGPGGSADVSRYVLRRVS; from the coding sequence ATGAGTGCATCTGAAACGCTGGATCTGTACCGTCTACAGGGGTGTTCCCTGCAATGGCGTGGCTTCGTGCTGGCCATGGCGGAGGAGTTCAAGGACGCCCTGCCGGAAGCCGATGTCGCCCGGTTGATGGCCCGGATCGGCGAGCGCTTCGCGCGTGCGCACCCGCTGCCGGCGGTGGAATCGCTGGAGGCGCTGGCCCTGGCGGCCAATGCCGTGTGGGCGGGGGTGTCCTGGGGTGCGGTGCGCATGCAGGACGGTGGCAGCGAGGTGGTCATCGAGCACCTGGCCGCACCGCTGACGGCCCTGCTGGTGCACCATGGAAACTGGAACATGTCCTTCCTGGAAGGCGTGTACCGGGCCTGGTTCCGCGAGGCGGGCATGCTGCCCTCGCTGGACCTGGAACCGGGGCCGGGTGGTTCGGCCGATGTGTCACGCTATGTCCTGCGCCGGGTCAGCTGA
- the bcsA gene encoding UDP-forming cellulose synthase catalytic subunit, giving the protein MTQTPTPLRSAWIARLGLAVLVAGAIALLAFVATVPLDVVHQLLFSAVVFGIALCLRNRESRLVPLILMALSLVMSTRYMWWRLTETLGFGSLVDLTLGMGLVAAEVYAYLVLVLGYFQVAWPLNRAPVPLPEDRAQWPTVDVLIPTYNEPLSVVRTTILAATVLDWPADKLNIYLLDDGRREEFRAFCEQVGVHYVTRTNNNHAKAGNINAALKKSHGEFVAVFDCDHVPTRSFLQMSMGGFLRDDKLAVVQTPHYFFSADPFERNLGTFGKVPNEGELFYGLLQDGNDLWDATFFCGSCTVLRRAPLEAIGGVAVETVTEDAHTAIRLHKAGWRSAYIPIPQAAGLATESLSAHVGQRIRWARGMAQILRVDNPLLTKGLRFVQRLCYTNAMLHFFYGLPRIIFLTAPLAYLFFGAHVIHASALMILSYALPHILQANLTNVRVQGRHRHLLWNEVYETTLAWYILRPTLMAVINPKLGKFNVTAKGGLVERSYFDAQIARPYLLLLLLNVTGIVVGIVRLVMADTGGESNTIWLNLGWTLYNTIMLGAVIATSSEQRQIRRSHRVPLSMPAVLHLADGRALPCRTLNFSTGGMAVRLDAPEPLQPGTDASIELTNRNRSKHLPVVIRHDRDASGISLQFGELDLEQERWLVTCTFARADIWVQLWGRHDRDTLLRSFGDVFKASLRGFHRLGRFITSGGRRSDAAPPRTGDSA; this is encoded by the coding sequence ATGACCCAAACCCCGACACCCCTGCGCAGCGCCTGGATCGCGCGCCTGGGCCTTGCCGTGCTGGTCGCCGGTGCCATCGCCCTGCTGGCCTTCGTGGCCACGGTGCCGCTGGACGTTGTCCACCAGCTGCTGTTCTCGGCCGTGGTGTTCGGCATCGCCCTGTGCCTGCGCAACCGCGAAAGCCGCCTGGTGCCGTTGATCCTGATGGCCCTGTCGCTGGTCATGTCCACCCGTTACATGTGGTGGCGCCTGACGGAAACGCTCGGCTTCGGCAGCCTGGTCGATCTCACCCTGGGCATGGGCCTGGTGGCGGCCGAGGTGTATGCCTACCTGGTCCTGGTGCTGGGCTACTTCCAGGTGGCCTGGCCATTGAACCGTGCGCCGGTGCCGTTGCCGGAAGACCGCGCGCAGTGGCCGACCGTGGACGTGCTCATCCCCACCTACAACGAGCCGTTGTCGGTGGTGCGCACCACCATCCTGGCGGCCACGGTGCTGGACTGGCCGGCGGACAAGCTCAACATCTACCTGCTCGACGACGGCCGCCGCGAGGAATTCCGCGCGTTCTGCGAGCAGGTCGGCGTGCACTATGTCACCCGCACCAACAACAACCACGCCAAGGCCGGCAACATCAATGCCGCCCTGAAGAAGAGCCACGGCGAGTTCGTGGCGGTGTTCGACTGCGACCACGTGCCGACCCGCTCCTTCCTGCAGATGTCCATGGGCGGCTTCCTGCGCGATGACAAGCTGGCCGTGGTGCAGACCCCGCACTACTTCTTCTCGGCCGATCCGTTCGAGCGCAACCTGGGCACCTTCGGCAAGGTGCCCAACGAAGGCGAGCTGTTCTACGGCCTGCTGCAGGATGGCAACGACCTGTGGGATGCCACCTTCTTCTGCGGCTCCTGCACGGTGCTGCGCCGTGCGCCGCTGGAAGCCATCGGCGGGGTGGCCGTGGAAACGGTGACCGAGGATGCGCACACCGCCATCCGCCTGCACAAGGCCGGCTGGCGCAGCGCCTACATCCCGATCCCGCAGGCGGCCGGGCTGGCCACCGAAAGCCTGTCGGCGCATGTGGGCCAGCGCATCCGTTGGGCGCGTGGCATGGCGCAGATCCTGCGGGTGGACAACCCGCTGCTGACCAAGGGCCTGAGGTTTGTGCAGCGGCTGTGCTACACCAACGCCATGCTGCACTTCTTCTACGGGTTGCCGCGCATCATCTTCCTGACCGCGCCACTGGCCTACCTGTTCTTCGGTGCGCACGTCATCCACGCCTCGGCGCTGATGATCCTGTCCTATGCGCTGCCGCACATCCTGCAGGCCAACCTGACCAACGTGCGCGTGCAGGGCCGCCACCGCCACCTGCTGTGGAACGAGGTGTACGAGACCACCCTGGCCTGGTACATCCTGCGGCCCACGCTGATGGCGGTGATCAACCCCAAGCTGGGCAAGTTCAACGTCACCGCCAAGGGCGGCCTGGTCGAGCGCAGCTATTTCGATGCGCAGATCGCGCGGCCCTACCTGTTGCTGCTGCTGTTGAACGTCACCGGCATCGTGGTCGGCATCGTCCGGCTGGTGATGGCCGATACCGGCGGGGAAAGCAACACCATCTGGTTGAACCTGGGCTGGACCCTCTACAACACCATCATGCTTGGCGCGGTCATCGCCACCTCCAGCGAGCAGCGGCAGATCCGCCGTTCGCACCGCGTGCCGCTGTCGATGCCGGCGGTGCTGCACCTGGCCGATGGCCGCGCGCTGCCGTGCCGCACGCTGAACTTCTCCACCGGCGGCATGGCGGTGCGGCTGGATGCTCCCGAGCCGCTGCAGCCCGGCACCGACGCCTCGATCGAACTGACCAACCGCAACCGCAGCAAGCACCTGCCGGTGGTGATCCGGCATGACCGCGATGCCTCGGGCATCAGCCTGCAGTTCGGCGAACTGGACCTGGAACAGGAACGCTGGCTGGTCACCTGTACCTTCGCCCGCGCCGACATCTGGGTGCAGCTGTGGGGGCGGCACGACCGCGACACCCTGCTGCGCTCGTTCGGCGATGTCTTCAAGGCCAGCCTGCGGGGCTTCCACCGCCTGGGGCGGTTCATCACCTCCGGCGGACGTCGCAGCGACGCCGCCCCACCGCGTACCGGAGACTCTGCATGA